From a region of the Chlorocebus sabaeus isolate Y175 chromosome 23, mChlSab1.0.hap1, whole genome shotgun sequence genome:
- the LOC103244696 gene encoding protocadherin gamma-A1 yields MKIQKKLTGCSRLMLLCLSLELLLEAGAGNIHYSVPEETDKGSFVGNIAKDLGLQPQELADRGVRIVSRGRMPLFTLNPRSGSLITAGRIDREELCAQRMPCLVSFNILVEDKMKLFPVEVEIIDINDNTPQFQLEELEFKMNEITTPGTRISLPFGQDLDVGVNSLQSYQLSSNPHFSLDVQQGADGPQHPEMVLRSPLDREEEAVHHLILTASDGGDPVRSGTLRIYIQVVDANDNPPTFTQAQYHMNVPENVPLGTRLLMVNATDPDEGSNGEVTYSFHNVDHRVAQIFHLDSYTGEISNKEPLDFEEYKIYSMEVQAQDGSGLMTRAKVLIKVLDVNDNAPEVTITSVTTAVPENFPPGTIIALISVHDQDSGDNGYTTCFIPGNLPFKLEKLVDNYYRLVTERTLDRELISGYNITVTATDQGTPALSTETHISLLVTDINDNSPVFHQDSYSAYIPENNPRGASIFSVRAHDSDSNENAQIAYSLIEDTIQGAPLSAYVSINSDTGVLYALRSFDYEQFPDLQLKVMAQDSGDPPLSSNVSLNLFVLDQNDNPPEILYPALPTDGSTGVELAPRSAEPGYLVTKVVAVDRDSGQNAWLSYRLLKASEPGLFAVGLHTGEVRTARALLDRDALKQSLVVAVQDHGQPPLSATVTLTVAVADRIPDILADLGSLEPSAKPNDSDLTLYLVVAVAAVSCVFLAFVIVLLALRLRRWHKSRLLQASGGGLASMPGSHFVGVDGVRAFLQTYSHEVSLTADSRKSHLIFPQPNYADTLISQESCEKKDFLSAPQSLLEDKKEPFSQVNFCDECISYLEKNNS; encoded by the coding sequence ATGAAGATTCAGAAAAAGCTGACCGGCTGCAGCAGGCTGATGCTTCTGTGTCTTTCTCTGGAGCTGCTGTTGGAAGCTGGGGCTGGGAATATTCACTACTCAGTGCcggaagagacagacaaaggtTCCTTCGTGGGCAACATTGCCAAGGACCTAGGGCTACAACCCCAGGAGCTGGCAGATCGCGGAGTCCGCATCGTCTCCAGAGGTAGGATGCCGCTTTTCACTCTGAATCCTAGAAGTGGCAGCTTGATCACCGCAGGCAGGATAGACCGGGAGGAGCTCTGCGCTCAGCGCATGCCATGTCTCGTGAGTTTTAATATCCTTGTTGAGGATAAAATGAAGCTTTTCCCTGTTGAAGTAGAAATAATTGATATTAATGACAACACTCCCCAATTCCAGTTAGAGGAACTGgagtttaaaatgaatgaaataaccaCTCCAGGTACCAGAATCTCATTGCCATTTGGACAAGACCTTGATGTGGGTGTGAACTCACTCCAGAGCTACCAACTCAGTTCTAACCCTCATTTCTCCCTGGATGTGCAACAGGGAGCCGATGGGCCCCAACATCCAGAGATGGTGCTGCGGAGTCCCCTAGACAGAGAAGAAGAAGCTGTCCACCACCTCATCCTCACAGCTTCTGATGGGGGTGACCCAGTCCGTTCAGGGACCCTCAGAATTTACATTCAGGTGGTGGATGCAAATGACAATCCTCCAACATTTACTCAGGCACAATACCATATGAATGTCCCCGAAAACGTGCCACTGGGCACTCGACTGCTCATGGTAAATGCCACTGACCCTGATGAGGGATCTAATGGGGAAGTAACGTACTCCTTTCACAATGTAGACCACAGAGTGGCCCAAATATTTCATTTAGATTCTTACACAGGAGAAATATCAAATAAAGAACCACTAGATTttgaagaatacaaaatttattcAATGGAAGTTCAAGCCCAGGATGGTTCGGGGCTCATGACTAGAGCTAAGGTACTGATCAAAGTTTTAGATGTAAATGATAATGCCCCAGAAGTGACCATCACTTCTGTCACCACTGCAGTTCCAGAAAACTTTCCTCCTGGGACCATAATTGCTCTTATCAGTGTGCATGACCAGGACTCAGGAGACAATGGCTACACCACATGTTTCATTCCTGGAAATTTACCCTTTAAATTGGAAAAGTTAGTTGATAATTATTACCGTTTAGTGACTGAAAGAACACTGGACAGAGAACTTATCTCTGGGTACAACATCACAGTAACAGCAACAGACCAAGGAACTCCAGCTCTATCTACTGAAACTCACATTTCACTGCTAGTGACAGATATCAATGACAACTCCCCAGTCTTCCATCAGGACTCCTACTCTGCCTACATTCCCGAAAATAACCCCAGAGGAGCCTCCATCTTCTCTGTGAGGGCCCACGACTCGGACAGCAATGAGAATGCACAAATCGCTTACTCCCTAATAGAGGACACCATCCAGGGAGCACCCCTATCTGCATACGTCTCCATCAACTCCGACACTGGGGTCCTGTATGCGCTGCGATCCTTCGACTACGAGCAGTTCCCGGACTTGCAACTGAAAGTGATGGCGCAGGACAGTGGGGACCCGCCCCTCAGCAGCAACGTGTCGCTGAACCTGTTCGTGCTGGACCAGAACGACAACCCGCCGGAGATCCTGTACCCCGCCCTCCCCACAGATGGTTCCACAGGAGTGGAGCTAGCGCCCCGCTCCGCAGAGCCCGGCTACCTGGTGACCAAGGTGGTGGCAGTGGACAGAGACTCGGGCCAGAACGCTTGGCTATCCTACCGCCTGCTCAAGGCCAGCGAACCGGGACTCTTCGCGGTGGGGCTGCACACGGGCGAGGTGCGCACGGCGCGAGCCCTGCTGGACAGAGACGCGCTCAAGCAGAGCCTCGTGGTGGCCGTCCAGGACCACGGCCAGCCCCCTCTCTCCGCCACTGTCACGCTCACCGTGGCCGTGGCAGACAGAATCCCCGACATCCTGGCCGACCTGGGCAGCCTCGAGCCCTCCGCCAAACCCAACGATTCGGACCTCACTCTGTACCTGGTGGTGGCGGTGGCCGCGGTCTCCTGCGTCTTCCTGGCCTTTGTCATCGTGCTGCTGGCACTCAGACTTCGGCGCTGGCACAAGTCACGCCTGCTGCAGGCTTCGGGAGGCGGCTTAGCGAGCATGCCCGGCTCGCACTTTGTGGGCGTGGACGGGGTTCGGGCTTTCCTGCAGACCTATTCCCACGAGGTCTCCCTCACTGCGGACTCTCGGAAGAGCCACCTGATTTTCCCCCAGCCTAACTACGCTGACACGCTCATCAGCCAGGAAAGCTGTGAGAAAAAGGATTTTCTATCAGCACCCCAGTCTTTACTTGAAGACAAAAAGGAACCGTTTTCTCAGGTAAACTTTTGTGATGAATGTATAAGCTAtctagagaaaaataattcttga
- the SLC25A2 gene encoding mitochondrial ornithine transporter 2 produces MKSSPGIQAAIDLTAGAAGGTACVLTGQPFDTIKVKMQTFPDLYKGLTDCFLKTYTQVGLRGFYKGTGPALMAYVAENSVLFMCYGFCQQFVRKVAGMDKQAKLSDLQTATAGSFASAFAALALCPTELVKCRLQTMYEMEMSGKIAKSHNTIWSVVKGILKKDGPLGFYHGLSSTLLQEVPGYFFYFGGYELSRSFLASGRSKDELGPVHLMLSGGVAGICLWLVVFPVDCIKSRIQVLSMYGKQAGFIGTLLSVVRNEGIVALYSGLKATMIRAIPANGALFVAYEYSRKMMMSQLEAY; encoded by the coding sequence ATGAAGTCCAGTCCTGGCATCCAAGCCGCCATCGACCTCACAGCGGGGGCCGCAGGGGGGACAGCATGTGTACTGACCGGGCAGCCCTTCGACACAATAAAAGTGAAGATGCAGACGTTCCCTGACCTGTACAAGGGCCTCACCGACTGCTTCCTGAAGACGTACACCCAAGTGGGTCTCAGGGGCTTCTACAAGGGCACTGGCCCGGCACTTATGGCCTACGTTGCTGAAAACTCGGTCCTCTTCATGTGCTATGGGTTCTGCCAGCAGTTTGTCAGGAAAGTGGCTGGAATGGACAAGCAGGCAAAGCTGAGTGATCTCCAGACTGCAACCGCGGGGTCCTTCGCCTCTGCATTTGCTGCGCTGGCTCTCTGCCCCACTGAGCTTGTGAAGTGCCGGCTACAGACCATGTATGAAATGGAGATGTCAGGGAAGATAGCAAAAAGCCATAATACAATTTGGTCTGTCGTGAAGGGTATCCTTAAAAAGGATGGCCCCTTGGGCTTCTACCATGGACTCTCGAGTACTCTACTTCAAGAAGTACCAggttatttcttttactttggtGGCTATGAACTGAGCCGATCGTTTTTGGCATCAGGGAGATCGAAAGATGAACTAGGCCCTGTCCATTTGATGTTAAGTGGTGGAGTTGCTGGAATTTGCCTCTGGCTTGTCGTGTTCCCAGTAGATTGTATTAAATCCAGAATTCAAGTTCTTTCCATGTATGGAAAACAGGCAGGATTTATTGGTACCCTCTTAAGTGTTGTGAGAAATGAAGGAATAGTAGCCTTATATTCTGGACTGAAAGCTACTATGATTCGAGCAATCCCTGCCAATGGGGCACTGTTTGTGGCCTATGAATACAGCAGGAAGATGATGATGAGCCAGTTGGAAGCATACTGA
- the TAF7 gene encoding transcription initiation factor TFIID subunit 7 has protein sequence MSKSKDDAPHELESQFILRLPPEYASTVRRAVQSGHVNLKDRLTIELHPDGRHGIVRVDRVPLASKLVDLPCVMESLKTIDKKTFYKTADVCQMLVSTVDGDLYPPVEEPVASTDPKASKKKDKDKEKKFIWNHGITLPLKNVRKRRFRKTAKKKYIESPDVEKEVKRLLSTDAEAVSTRWEIIAEDETKEAENQGLDISSPGMSGHRQGHDSLEHDELREIFNDLSSSSDDEDETQHQDEEDINIIDTEEDLERQLQDKLNESDEQHQENEGTNQLVMGIQKQIDNMKGKLQETQDRAKRQEDLIMKVENLALKNRFQAVLDELKQKEDREKEQLSSLQEELESLLEK, from the coding sequence atgagTAAAAGCAAAGATGATGCTCCTCACGAACTGGAGAGCCAGTTTATCTTACGTCTGCCTCCAGAATATGCCTCTACTGTGAGAAGGGCAGTACAGTCTGGTCATGTCAACCTCAAGGACAGACTGACAATTGAGTTACATCCTGATGGGCGTCATGGAATCGTCAGAGTGGACCGTGTTCCATTGGCCTCAAAATTGGTAGACCTGCCCTGTGTTATGGAAAGCTTGAAAACCATTGATAAGAAAACCTTTTACAAGACAGCTGATGTCTGTCAGATGCTTGTATCCACAGTTGATGGTGATCTCTATCCACCTGTGGAGGAGCCAGTTGCTAGCACTGATCctaaagcaagcaagaaaaaggataaggacaaagagaaaaagtTTATCTGGAATCACGGAATTACTCTGCCTCTGAAGAATGTCAGGAAGAGAAGGTTCCGGAAGacagcaaagaagaaatatattgaaTCTCCAGATGTGGAAAAAGAAGTGAAACGATTGCTGAGTACAGATGCTGAAGCTGTTAGTACTCGGTGGGAAATAATTGCTGAAGATGAAACAAAGGAGGCAGAAAATCAAGGCCTGGATATCTCTTCTCCAGGAATGTCTGGTCACAGGCAGGGCCATGACTCACTAGAACATGATGAGCTTCGGGAGATATTCAATGACCTCAGCAGCAGCAGTGATGATGAAGATGAGACCCAGCATCAAGATGAAGAAGATATAAACATCATTGATACTGAGGAAGATCTGGAGAGACAACTACAGGACAAGCTAAATGAATCAGATGAACAGCACCAGGAAAATGAGGGAACCAATCAGCTGGTTATGGGAATTCAGAAGCAGATTGACAACATGAAAGGCAAGCTCCAAGAGACCCAGGACAGGGCAAAACGACAAGAGGATCTCATCATGAAAGTGGAAAATCTGGCTCTCAAGAACAGATTTCAGGCTGTACTGGATGAGCTGAAACAAAAGGAAGACCGAGAAAAGGAGCAACTCAGCTCTTTGCAAGAAGAGCTAGAATCACTCCTAGAGAAGTAA